The DNA sequence TGAAATTAAGAGCACGATGGTGTggttacataaattatatgctcacgactatgACTGTAATGTAGTTACTCAGAGGTGactcacccgcttttcgctgtacatttttgtactcacgtgataggtcgcgagccgtatcgccgtttttgagggagtacaatgcactttggggtacacatctagatcacgatgttttttCCACCGTAAGAgctatggtatacatttttggAGATATTGCGTAGAGTaggtagaaaataatactcagagtggacagaataataataatttatttacagaaaataagcCTACTTATACGCGCGGTGCTAACTTAAATACTCGTGGCGTTGGGAATGCACGGGGACTCGTTCCTTTTCTGCGCTGTCGGAGGCTCTCCTCTCCGAGCTGCCGCGGTGACGGTGGTGGTCGCTGCTGCTGATTGCTTGAGCTTGCTGAACAGTTATTTTCAGAACTCCCTCTTTGTTTCCAGAAACAGCTCTTTTCAGGGCTATCTTTGCTGTTATCTAAAGCACAACTTGCAACCGCGATgtgttcaataaaatcaatacttgCTGTTGTTATTGGTTGAGTATTGCTTGCTGGTACGGTTAGATTGAAGAGAGCTGCTTATGATAAGGTTCTTGAACGTTTTGTGGTAAGTAGAATGTGTGGTAGTAAGTTGCcacacattgtacttaaattccaaagaactcattggtatgtCTGCGCTGGGATCCAAACACGCATCTTTTGTGTGGGAGGCGGGCGCTTGCCTGACTGAGCTACCGCCGcttcttttaaattttttataattttcgtaatgtatatctacaaggaaatcacaaatatgacactttgtaaacaaaatacaaattactgACAGATTGCGAAAATGGAAATAGAGAGGGATAGTTTTATCCAAAGACGTGAGGTGAAAACGAGATAGAAGACAATCTTTTTTACGGCAATAGAAACTTGGTCCCTTTCAGCCTGGAACGGGACATAGATTCACAGAGTGCAAAAAGAAACGTCAGGTTAGCTAACTCAGGGATATTTTCCATTAGCGCAATCAAAAGTCcgggttaaaattttacaaagttaacCCTGAGTTAGTTACCtctgagtttatatttttaaccctgTGATCCACGCAAGTGGGCCTAAGATAACTACCACTTATTAACCTGCCGCTGTTAATATTTTTCGTCATAACAACCTCCTATTTCCCCCTTCCAGCAATGCCTGCAGATCCTGGAGTCGGGCGCGCGGGAGGCGCTCTCCGACGTCGTATCTCGCGTCCTCCGCCGCGCCCACGCTGACACTCGCGACGAGGAGATCGACGTCACGCTCATCACGTGATCGCCCGGCAATATACCGCTACTGACGATACGCTCTACACGTGctgttttatttacctaactcCTGGTGTGTAGGAGCAGTATTGGTGTTGTCGtttgtaattatgtatatcaAAAATCGTTATTTAATAGGGTGCATATCCACCAGAGATGTCTATGCGTTGTTGCTATggtgcgtttgatatccactgGTACAgagcactggtggaaacggatttCTTTCACATatcgcagcatagctgcataataTGCAGTGCATTTATCGCATCTCTGGTTGATAGGCACCCTTATACGCGAGCCATTACAAACGTGTGAGTAACTTTGTCGAGAGGTGGAGcagttgcccgagcacaggattcgaaacctctgtttacgttgcgtattggttgcgtatcgtcaaatgtcactatcaaaatgtaaggcaaatttgttagttccaaaagtggcatttgttttttccatgttaggtggaatttcaccaaacgctaaacgtatttagtagcctgtcatacgtctgtcagttagtacaaaatgtatttaaaatttgatttaaatacgtttagcgtttggtaaaagcgacccttcgtgtagattcgaaaatcgtatcgaatcctatgctcgcgcctcagGTTTACAAGTTTATAATGGTTCAATTAATCACTCTGATCGTCAAAGCTACTTCTAGGAAATTCTTATCGTAATTTTAgggtaatttaataaaacatgatTATTACAAAGAAAATCGGTTTATTCATTGACAATCAGGTAATTTTACACTATTTTCAAGTCATAATTCGTAAATGTTGCAGCAAACTATTGTGTTATAAAGGAACCTTTTGTTGATAGATAATATGACTTTCGTTTGGAGAATCTTACAAGATAACTGCTGTTATATGTTTATATCTATTCTATCTTATATTTATCTTATCAAGCTTCAAATCTTCGTAGACTTCTACAGCAATAATTCacttttacaataattatatcttaaatatttcacgcagttaaaaactaaactgtgcttaaaattataagtgGGAAATAAATGGGAACTTTAGTCATTGGAATTCATTGTGGGTTAGTGTTAtctaaaaacttaaaactaataAGACTATGAATAAAAGAGTATTTCACCACTCGGTGATACCTTCTAGTAGAATATTCTAGAAACAAATAGCCGATACAACATTACAGACTGTTGCAGCACTCACAATGCAACCTTCCTGCTACAAAATCGTAGCTTACATTTTCATCCTTGCTACCAAAACGCATCACCAAGTGTTGAAACCAGCAACCCCCTACTCCAACCCATACAGCTTCAGCGTCCGATCCATGCTAGTAGACGCTATATACTGCGCATTCTTCCCGAACCTGACTCCCGTCGCCGACGCCGTGTGGTCATTGAACACCTTCAGCTCCTGCCACTGCCGGCACAGGTAGACCCTGACATCCGTGCCGGCGACCGCCAGGTACGTGCCGCTCTGGTCGAAGCAGAGCTCCTTGATGGCGTAGCCCTCGTCCAGCTGGATGCTCTTGAAGTTCTTCAGCTTGCGCAGGTCCCACAGCTTCACGCACGAGTCCTCGGCCGCCGTGGCCAGGTAGTAACCTGGGGATGGATGGTTGATTATAATAACTATATCAAAGGGAGGACCAAACAAGGACCAATCTTATTAAAGTAGAGTTTGTCTATTCAGGGTGTGGAATTATATAAAAACCATGAATTTAACTTGAGACCAGCAATCATAATTTTCTATTGATTGGAACTTGTTGTTGGAAGAACGAGGGATGCAAAGTACCCTTTTTAGCCAATAGGCTTCCATCTTAATAATACTCTATATACActcactcacgccttgtactaatgtactcccttgcggggtaggcagaggtgcattgctgcacccacttttcgccagagtgttatgttagtcccaatgtaatagggggcgggcctttttccattttacgggcacatccaagacccgagtacaaatatctgtgttttaacaaatatctgccccagccgggaatcgaacccgggaccttcggctcagtagtcagggtcactaaccactgcgccattcggtcgtctactcTACTCTATATACAATAAGCATAATTGGATGACAAATAAGTAGATTATATAAAAGTGAACATACCGTTCTCCGAGAAGGAAATAGACGTGACGGGCCCCACGTGTCCGGGGAAGTTGGCGACGTTGCTCTGCTCCTTGAGGTCCCAGATCTTGACCTGCGAGTTCTCCGTGCCCGTGCCGAAGATCAGCCCGTCGGGGTGGAACTGCGCCGTCGTGAGGGACACGCCGCTCGAGTCGCTCACCTGGGGGAGAGGGTAATGTAGAGCCGGAGTAGGTATGAGTGCTAGTATTAGGCAAGATGAGATCAAACTTGTATTTGACACTACTGCTGCTATGACAAAATGCGCAGAATGAGCCATTTTAGTCCCCATAGTAGGTGAGGGGTAGCATAGGTAGAATATGTCCAAACCATATATATAACAATATGATAGACACCGCCACCGCCCGTCGCCCTTCTATCCGTCTATAGCGACAAGGATGTGCACCGaatcttttttattattctctCATAAATACAAGATGGCCGCCGTTTTGGCCAAGATACAGTAATAATTTTTAGTGTAACTACAATAAAAGTACACAAAGGCGGAACAATTTCCAAAAATCTATTCCTCCCAGCCAACCTATACTCTGCACTCATGATCTCATACCTTAGTGAGCAGCGTGCCGGTGCGTATGTCGGAGAAGGCCCAGTGCTGGTCGGTGGACGTGGACAGCACGTAGTCCCCGGTCGGGTGCAGCGAGAGCCCCGTCACCGGCCCGTCGTGCGAGCGCAGCACCACCGTCGTCTGAGAACTAACCGGAGAATAGGCAAGTTATAAATAACGTCTGGTGATAAATAtgctatactttgtaaaatatgacTCCTAATAAAATACgtgtgatatttttttattctcaaGAATTCCGTATTAGTAAAAAAttgaattttgtttttcataccttgcaaactacttacttaattagaaACTTATGATTGGCCTTGTACACTGTTAATTAACTTAGGTCACACTCACATATGTTTTATAAGCGCTGTTAGTTTcctaaataaacataaaataaaatagaaactACCTATACAGctatttaacaaaatttacTAACATAGAAGAATTAGGAAGAGGTTAAAACCCTTGTGCCTTGTGCATATAtattctagtgtttgtcataTTAGCGTTAGTCGCTGACTCCCAAACGTATACAGATTATTCACCACATGGACCGATATAATTTTTTGGGTGATAAAAGACTGGAGAGCGAAAAAGAATTGACCATTGAGAGATATTAAACTACCATTTTATAtcaatcaaaaacataaaatactcaCGTAGGCACGTTCCACACACGTATAGTATGATCCGGCGACGCAGTAATGACCGTATCCTCATCCGGATGGTAGATGACGCGCGTGACCTTCTTAGTATGTCCCTTGAGGATGGCGACGACCTGCTCGGTGTCCTTGTTGAACACGGTGGCGTTGCGGTCGTTGCCGCCCGTCAGCAGCTTGCTGTGGTCCGACGGGTTGATGTCCAGCGCCAGGATGCCCGGCACACTGGCTGAGTGGAGACCCTGGGTGGGGAGAAAATAAGTTTTTCGATTATGTATTGCAATAATATGTGAAGGTTGCATATCTGAGTATCAAGTAGGTTTTATAAACATCCAGTAAATCATACTATCAAATCTACTTAATTGTTgcagtttataaataattttttaccAGCCAATGTGGTCATGGAGGTTGCCTCAGAGTCAGAGTTAGGGTCCTACAAGAGTCCATTGTGCGATTTGAAGCTTTATTTGtgcacaaaataataaaaaagtaatcaAATTATAACTTGATTAGGGTACGAAAGGaggtcttattgcttaaagccatctgcccccgtattatgtaactccgagtggggttggttggtataaaatggctgacaacttagagcattattaattaataactttttactgacttatttgatttcacaAACTTTTATgttgaactagctgttcccgcgcgcttcgcttcgccttaaacagttttcccgtgggaattccgggataaaaagtagcctatgttctttcccagggtctagaccgtatgtataccaaatttcattcaaatccgttcagtagttttggcgtgaaagagtaacagacagacagacagacagacacagttactttcgcatttataatattagttaggattaggatgtaaggatatattggtaggcttcttgcatatttctttcactaagatttttggtgttttcggttaataagtctctaagttgataccaattatcaccggttgctaactctcaaaaagttacaaaatacgggggctgTTTCAGCCTTATAAACCCCGTATCGTGGTATTCACTGACTCCATGCTCCTCATCCTCCAAAATTGCTTCAGACAGAATAAGTTTCAGAAAAACcttaagggcctgtttcacaatgtctgcacctttgggataaaagacatgctgctactgtctaaaacataaagTGTGACATCACATTACATTGGTAAACTAAGTGGTTCACTCACGGGATGGCTAGCCAGCGTGACGGTGTTGCGCAGCTGGTCGGGCGGCAGCAGCCCCTCGGGCACGGAGCGGCCGCGGCGCTTGCGCTCCTGCGTGAGCGCCGTGGCCCGCTCCTGCAGGCGCGCCACCACGCCCGCCGACATgcccaccgccgccgcgccgccgcctgccGCTGGTTCCGTCTGTGGGGGGAACAATACATTATAATCaatggtatatttatttatcaattaactatttaatcctttattgcacaaatataaacattGGTGTACAAatggtgg is a window from the Plutella xylostella chromosome 10, ilPluXylo3.1, whole genome shotgun sequence genome containing:
- the LOC105387829 gene encoding pre-mRNA-processing factor 19; the protein is MALVCAISNEVPEAPVVSPTSGAVFEKRIIEKYIIENGVDPISGKELRVEDLIEIKTPPIVKPKPPSATSIPATLKSMQDEWDALMLHTFTQRQQLQTARQELSHALYQHDAACRVIARLTKEVTAAREALATLKPQAGVAAPQPAAHPTEPAAGGGAAAVGMSAGVVARLQERATALTQERKRRGRSVPEGLLPPDQLRNTVTLASHPGLHSASVPGILALDINPSDHSKLLTGGNDRNATVFNKDTEQVVAILKGHTKKVTRVIYHPDEDTVITASPDHTIRVWNVPTSQTTVVLRSHDGPVTGLSLHPTGDYVLSTSTDQHWAFSDIRTGTLLTKVSDSSGVSLTTAQFHPDGLIFGTGTENSQVKIWDLKEQSNVANFPGHVGPVTSISFSENGYYLATAAEDSCVKLWDLRKLKNFKSIQLDEGYAIKELCFDQSGTYLAVAGTDVRVYLCRQWQELKVFNDHTASATGVRFGKNAQYIASTSMDRTLKLYGLE